One window of Nicotiana tomentosiformis chromosome 11, ASM39032v3, whole genome shotgun sequence genomic DNA carries:
- the LOC104114201 gene encoding protein RETICULATA-RELATED 1, chloroplastic: MALLQSSLFHISNLSIPPNDSNSNNTLLRHSNSSKFVSLNHSIGKTDQIFRIKCTGQESIIRTADGGDAGNGKGGYPPDNGGGGDDGDYDEEEFGPIVKFDEVIKEAEKRGASLPCDMLEAAKTTGLRSLILSRYLDLQGSAWPLGFLMRHCSMLRNRMLADPSFLFKVGTEIVIDSCCATFAEVQKRGKDFWAEFELYAADLLVGIVVDVALVGMLAPYVRIGKQSFSSSSFGRFRHACGALPSSVFEAERPGCKFTLQQRIATYFYKGFLYGSVGFGCGLIGQGIANLIMTAKRSIKKSEEDIPVPPLLKSAALWGFFLAVSSNTRYQIINGLERLVEASPAAKRAPPVAMAFTVGVRFANNIYGGMQFVEWAKVSGVQ; encoded by the exons ATGGCCCTGCTTCAATCATCACTTTTCCATATATCAAATCTTTCGATACCTCCAAACGATTCCAACTCAAACAACACACTTTTAAGACACTCAAATTCATCAAAGTTTGTATCTTTAAATCATTCGATTGGGAAAACTgatcaaattttcagaatcaaatgTACCGGACAAGAGTCCATCATCAGAACAGCTGATGGAGGTGACGCTGGTAACGGAAAAGGAGGATATCCACCTGACAACGGCGGCGGTGGAGATGATGGTGATTACGATGAGGAAGAGTTTGGGCCGATTGTGAAGTTCGATGAGGTGATCAAAGAGGCTGAAAAGCGAGGGGCGAGTTTGCCTTGTGATATGTTGGAAGCAGCTAAGACCACAGGGCTTCGGAGTTTGATTCTTAGTCGTTACTTGGAtttgcag GGTTCAGCTTGGCCGCTGGGATTTTTGATGAGACATTGCTCAATGCTGAGAAATCGAATGCTTGCGGATCCGTCGTTTTTGTTTAAAGTTGGAACAGAG ATTGTTATCGACTCCTGTTGTGCAACATTTGCAGAGGTTCAGAAAAGGGGAAAGGATTTCTGGGCAGAATTTGAGTTGTATGCTGCAGATCTTCTGGTTGGAATTGTTGTTGACGTCGCATTGGTAGGCATGTTGGCTCCTTATGTCCGAATAGGCAAGCAGTCCTTTTCAAGCAGTTCTTTTGGACGCTTTCGACATGCTTGTGGAGCTCTCCCTAGCAG CGTTTTTGAAGCTGAGAGGCCAGGGTGTAAATTCACATTACAGCAGCGCATTGCAACATACTTTTACAAG GGATTCTTGTATGGCTCGGTTGGATTTGGGTGTGGCCTCATTGGGCAGGGCATTGCAAATTTGATAATGACTGCTAAGAG GAGCATCAAGAAGTCAGAAGAGGATATACCTGTCCCTCCTTTACTAAAAAGTGCTGCACTCTGGG GATTCTTTCTGGCAGTTTCTTCAAATACTCGGTACCAAATTATTAACGGGTTGGAGCGCTTAGTTGAAGCATCACCTGCGGCAAAACGTGCCCCACCTGTTGCGATGGCATTCACAGTGGGTGTTCGCTTTGCTAACAATATTTATGGTGGGATGCAGTTTGTGGAGTGGGCTAAGGTGAGTGGAGTGCAATAG